CATACGAACATACATACGAACATACAtacgcacttttttttgcatatgtatgtgatccccccccccttcgcgAGCATTCACACCTGTGCGTGAAGAACGGCCCGGCAAAGAGGGGAACGGAACCCGCCTCTCCCGCGCAGTCGCCGCTAACATTTTAGTTCTCGCGTAGTACGCGCACGGAGAGAGatagaaaaaggggaggtgatcattttccctttttcttggGGTTCACCATTTCCGTGGGGAAAAACACACTCCCGAGTTAAACAAAACGCATGTGTGTTGTATTAGTTGCCTGGCTGCACTGCGCCTCACCCCGTTCCTTTGGGTGACCGCGGGTAGACTCAGAGAAGCTGCCTGCACGCCGTAGTTGCGGCGGCACCTATTTGAACACATACCTGTTGTGATTTGGGAAGAGCGTAGCTTGGCTACGCCTTTCTGTTGGCACCGctgttttttgctttccgtCTTTCGCTcgttctttccttctttcgtTCCTTCTTTCGTTCCTCCTTTCGTTCctcctttcgtttttttttttttttatccaaacCCGGGGAACTCTCCCCTCTGTTCTTCCCCCACGTTTGTGCAGACCTGATCGCAACTCCGCGCAGGCGTGAATTCGTCGCGTTCGTGTTTTGTGCACCCTCCGTGGCCACTACCCCCCCTACCATACGGTACCATATCATAGCGTAGCATAGCATACCATAGCATACCATAGCATAGCATACCATAGCATAGCATACCACACCGCATCATACCGCATCATACCGCATCATACCGCATCATACCACACCGTACACACGCGCACATCCAAGGCGTTGCCCCACGTGCTGTGACCCCCCCGCTGCCGCAgcagtaaaatgaaaaatgaaagcacCAGAAAAAGATGAAGCCGTTACCTACCATCCCAAGAGCGCCAAAGGCGCAGAGctgaatggaaaaaaaatcggagCCTTAAAGACAAATATGCAAAgtgaagatgaagaagcaaCGAAGGAGTATCTGTCCAGTATTGATAACGAAGTGCTAACCAAGTTGAGCTGCTTTTCAGGTCTCGGGACTTATCTAGCCAAACTGAAATTAAaagttaacaaattttatttcatctaCACAATATTGACcataattcatttttctatttatgTAAACAGAGGAATAATCCCTGGCTCATATGATTTTTTATCCTCATATCTGAAGGAGAAGTATGCAACAACGAATGTAGATGTTCACATAGGCTTCTTAACATCCGTTTTTGTTTTCGGATTAAGTATAAGTTCCATCATTAGTGGATCCCTTGCCTCAACGTATAGTGTCTTCAGGATAACtgatatatttctttttcagaATTCTTTAGCCCTACTCATGACtggtttttcttttataattgGTTCATACTACTCACTTATGTTCAGTAGATTCTTTTGTGGGTTCAGTGAAGCTGCCTTCATTACCATTATCCCTCCTGTGATTTATTCTTATTCAAAAGATCGGGCTGGTTCTTGGATTagtatttttattaccaTGTTTCCTTTAGGGGGTTGTGTTGGTTACCTTCTTGCTGTTTTACTTCCAGCATTGAAAATCAGCATAGCACAGTATTTCATTGGTTCAggatccatttttatgattttttttctttgtttttacctgtttgatgaaaatttattaaaaaagtatgagGACGAGAAGAGCAGGAAGGAGCAGCAAtcaggggagaagcaccaatcgggggagaagcaccaatcgggggagaagcaccaatcgggggagaagcaccaatcaggggagaagcaaccgGGGGGGGATGTCGCTAAAGATCtggaggaggggaagaacCAGAGGAAATTCGCCAAGGGGGGTGTCACATCGGGTACCGCTAACCACGGGGCCGCCAACCCGGGGCTCACTCAAAAAAGCGCAAGCGGCACGAAGTCAGCGGCGAACGCAGCGGCGAACTCAGCGGCGAACTCAGCCAACTCAGCCAACTCAGCCAACTCTGCCAACTCGGCCAACTCTGCGACGACCGCGGCCACCAGTGGCCCCGCCGGAGCGGCGGCCAGAAACAGAGCGCCCAACAAGAACGCGAGTAACGGCAACTCGGGGAGAAACGCCCCCGGCGGGCAGCCTCGACCGGCGAATGGTATAAGGCAGAGTAGCAACACGCAAAGCGGCACCCCGCAGAGTGGCAACCCGCAGAGCGGTGGCGCACAGAACAGCCCCAACTTGGCGAAGAAGACGGACGGAGGAAGCGGCGCAGAGCGCAAGTCCCTCGACGAAGGAATGGagacaagaaaaaggggTACGAACAGCAGCTCAGGGATGTACGAAGAATTGATGCACCAAACAAGTGAAGGAACGAATGGTAGCAAAACGAGACCTCCTAATGGtacgaagaaaaattacagcGATATAAACAGCAATGCATATATAGGAGATATTGACCTGGAAGCaaatgaagatgaagaaCAGCAAAATATTAGCAATAATAGCTACATTAACAATAATTTGGATAAAATGTACATGACAAAATCGTTTGGAGATGATGAAGTATATATGAATACAACGCAGGAGTCTTATGGGAAGACAAAGAAGGACGATAAATATTTGGAAGTGGAGTTAGATAACTGTATCGAATCAATggatgatgagaaaaataatgaacaCCTTAATTTGGGTCTCCTTGTAAACACAACATTGACAAATATCAGCTTCCTCATATTAGTTACTGCACTAACGGCACATACCGATATGATTCAGTCGTACTTAGTTTATGGTGCACCCATCCTCTATGCTTTAAAGATATTCCCATCGTACAAAGCTGCCACCGTTTTCTGTAGTCTATGTGCTTGTCTCTCCTCCATTGTTGGTACCTGCTTGGGTGGATTCCTCATGGATTTCTACAACCTCAATATACAGAATGTGGACAAGAATTATGagcatataaataataatgagaagaaaataaaaatttacagcaAAGACGTGTTGATGTATCAGTACCTTCGAATTATTGGAATTCAAACCTTTATCATTTTGGCTATTGCCAGTTCGTTCGTCATGttaattccttttattaCCAATACGTATCTGTTCACCTTTGTGATGACCCTCGGGTTGACCTTTCTCTTCTCCGCCATGGTTCGTGTTGCGCTAGTGAGGAGTCGATGGGCAGTTAGGCGGCACTGGGCAGTCTCGCGTTCGGAGAGGCAGTCACGCGTTCTGCGAATCGTTTATGCGTTTTGCGAATCGTTTATGCGTTTTGCGAATCGTTTATGCGTTTTGCGAATCGTTTATGCGCTTTGCGAATCGTTTATGCGCTTTGCGAATCGTTTATGCGCTTTGCGAATCGTTTATGCGTTCCGCGAATCGTTTATGCGTTCCGCgaagcctttttttatgcccgTCCATTTCGCCGATCCACGCGTCACCACTTTGCCGCCGCCTCGCTACTATGCCACCTCATCACTGTTTGCCGTTTTCCCCCGACGCAGCCTGGCCACAACATCGGAATCATGGTGTGCGTGCCGCAGAACATCCGCGCCTTTTCCATAGGAATGTCCTCCTTCATTTCGCACCTGCTTGGGTAGGGAGAGCG
The window above is part of the Plasmodium cynomolgi strain B DNA, chromosome 11, whole genome shotgun sequence genome. Proteins encoded here:
- a CDS encoding transporter (putative); its protein translation is MKAPEKDEAVTYHPKSAKGAELNGKKIGALKTNMQSEDEEATKEYLSSIDNEVLTKLSCFSGLGTYLAKLKLKVNKFYFIYTILTIIHFSIYVNRGIIPGSYDFLSSYLKEKYATTNVDVHIGFLTSVFVFGLSISSIISGSLASTYSVFRITDIFLFQNSLALLMTGFSFIIGSYYSLMFSRFFCGFSEAAFITIIPPVIYSYSKDRAGSWISIFITMFPLGGCVGYLLAVLLPALKISIAQYFIGSGSIFMIFFLCFYLFDENLLKKYEDEKSRKEQQSGEKHQSGEKHQSGEKHQSGEKHQSGEKQPGGDVAKDLEEGKNQRKFAKGGVTSGTANHGAANPGLTQKSASGTKSAANAAANSAANSANSANSANSANSANSATTAATSGPAGAAARNRAPNKNASNGNSGRNAPGGQPRPANGIRQSSNTQSGTPQSGNPQSGGAQNSPNLAKKTDGGSGAERKSLDEGMETRKRGTNSSSGMYEELMHQTSEGTNGSKTRPPNGTKKNYSDINSNAYIGDIDLEANEDEEQQNISNNSYINNNLDKMYMTKSFGDDEVYMNTTQESYGKTKKDDKYLEVELDNCIESMDDEKNNEHLNLGLLVNTTLTNISFLILVTALTAHTDMIQSYLVYGAPILYALKIFPSYKAATVFCSLCACLSSIVGTCLGGFLMDFYNLNIQNVDKNYEHINNNEKKIKIYSKDVLMYQYLRIIGIQTFIILAIASSFVMLIPFITNTYLFTFVMTLGLTFLFSAMVRVALPGHNIGIMVCVPQNIRAFSIGMSSFISHLLGDIPWTIIIGKIKGTLSPDCVVTRNGELSERCFQQSRGLRVTLFIICSKSLIMVVASFLLNVYAKKKIRRYKNKQSNKA